A stretch of DNA from Dehalobacterium formicoaceticum:
AGTTTATAACGTAATAATCTCATCCCGTTTAGAATAACTGCTAAGATACTGCCTTCGTGCACCAACATTCCTATTGACATATTCATCCATTCACTGAATAATAAACTGGCCAGCAATACTAATACAACGCCTACCGCAATAAAAATGTTTTGCTTCATATTTCTGGCCGTAGCTTTTGTTAAGCCCAGAGCGTGGGGTAAACGACTAAAATCTGAATTCATTAAAACAACATCTGATGTTTCAATAGCAACGTCGGTACCACTTCCCATGGCGATACCGATATTTGCCAATGCTAGTGAAGGACTGTCATTAACACCATCGCCGATGAAAGCAACTTTCTGACCTTTTTCTTCAATCAACTTCCTGACGTACGCTGCTTTATCTTCAGGTAACATATTGCCATGAGCCTCGGTTAAGCCCAACTCACGACTAACCACGTCAACAGTTCCCTGGTTGTCGCCTGATAGCATTACCAGGTTCTTTACTCCTAATTTCTTTAGCTTCTGAAGATCTTCTTTAACGCCCGGACGTATCCGGTCACGTACCCCCATCAACACTTTCAGCTCTCCATCTACAGCGGTTAATACCAGTGAGTTTCCGTTTTTTTCGAAACGTTCAACATCGGATCTCGTTTTTTCATTAATTTCAATATCTTCTCTTTCCATTAGGGCAAGATTACCTACCGCAACTTTGTGCCCATTGACACTTGCGACAATTCCGCCGCCTTTGACAACCTCCGTATTTTCAACCGGTGAGAATGTGGTTGCACCAATTTCCTCTAATACTGCTTTTGCTAAGGGGTGATCTGATTCACGTTCCACGCTGGCAAGATATCCTAATGCTTCATCAATATTATCGCCATAATATTCTTTTTCTGCAACCGAAGGATTTCCTACAGTTAGGGTACCCGTTTTATCGAATATCATGGTATCCAATCTGCTGAAATCACTGATTACTTCACTGCCTTTTAGTAATATTCCATGACGGGCCCCATTTCCGATACCGGCAACGTTTGATACCGGTACCCCGATAACTAAAGCACCTGGACAACCCAGCACCAGAATAGTAATTGCCAGCTCAATATCCCGGGTGAATAACCATACGATGAAAGCCAGCACCAGAACTGCCGGTGTATAATATTTCGCGAAACGGTCTATGAAACGCTCTGCTTCTGATTTTGAGTCTTGTGCTTCCTCGACCAGTTCAATGATTTTACCAAATGTTGTGTCTTCACCTACACGGTCTGCAACAATTTGGATCGTTCCATTATCTAAGATGGTACCGGCAAATACATTGGAACCTTTATCCTTGCCCACGGGGAGAGATTCTCCTGTAATACTTGCTTCATTAATACTGCCTTCACCGGTCAAAACTGTACCGTCAACAGGAACCTTGGCCCCGGTTTTGACAAGTAAAACATCACCTTCGTCAACATCATCCACTTCAACTTCTACGAACTCTCCATTTTCCATTTGTTTTAGTGCACTTTCCGGTGCCATATCAGTTAATTCTTTTATGGCTGAACGGGTTTTATTTAAGGTGCGTTGCTCTAAAAAAGCGCCGAATAAGAATAGAAATGTAACAATTGCCGACTCTTCATAGCTCTGAATTAATAACGCCCCAATAACAGCGATTGTAACTAAAACATCAATACTAACTACTTTTACGCGTAAAGCCTGATAAGCTTGGATGGCAATAGGTGCTGCACCCAGTATGGAGGCAATTACCAATGACCAAACAAAGATATCCATATTGCCTACTGTCCATAAGTTAATAAATGCGGTGGCAATTAAAACACCACTGATTAATGTGATTAGGTTTTTATTCTTTAAAATATAGCGCTGCATGTCTCCTCCTCCTCTCCTTCTTTCATTTATTTTTTTGTTTTTACTGAACGAGTTCACTTATCTTGTATGTACATTTTAGCACGACTTTCATGAAAAACATTTGACCTGCGTCAATAAGTTGAAATTAATTTACATAACTATTCAATTAACTGCACAGAGAGGCTTCTTGCATTTGTTTTTGTTTGTATTATATGGGAAAAAAGAATATAATAAGTTTAATCATATCATATCATTACAAAAAGAATTATAATCATCAAAAAAAGCAAAACAGTTGATTTTTTTAAAAAGAGGCAATCAAAATAAGATGTACGCCGAAGAATTGATCTAAGCGCAAAGGAGCATAAGATGAACATGAAGAAAATAATTGGGGATAAAAGATTGGTCGTGCTTGCGGCCCTGGTTTTCGCCATGATTTCCGCTTGGGGGCGAGGCAATGAACTGGCCTTTTTAGGGATCGGCTTTTATATGATTTGCTTCGTCCTGGTATTCAAAAATCATCAAAGAGCATCGCTCTTTTTGTGGTTTGCCCTGGGGGTACACGTGATCCTGACCGGTTATTCCCTTTGGACCTGGCAGCGCTTCGGTATCGTCCCCTGTCATTATTGTTTACTGGCCGCCGGTTTTGTCTTCCTGGCCTCCATGTTTTGGTGGAAAAGGTCTGCTGCTCTGCTGCCTCTCCTGCTGATGCTTATGGTCTGGTATAACTGGGACGGATTATTTTATCCGCCGCTGCCCACCGTTCTCCAGGAAACCACCGAAGGGGGAGAAAATCAGGATGACCAAAAATTGGTATCAGATCTGAATAAATCTGAACAAGAGCAAAAGACAGAGGCAACACCGGCACCGGGGGCTCAGGCAAAAGAGAATTCGAAAAAGGCTTCAGCAAAGATTGCAGAATCTGAAAAAATCGAGCAAGGGACCGAAGGTTCATCTGCGGATCTAACAAGGCAACCTGCTCCGAAAAAAGCGCCGGAAAAACAAACCGCTCACCAACCTTCTGCAATGCCTTCTCAAGGAAGCGCAGCATCAAGCCCCAATAAAGTTGATGAAGTTGATAAGGCTGATAAACCGGCTGCCCCGGATACTTCCGCCCAGATCGGGGCTGCAGCCCCGCCTGCAGCAAATGAGAGTATAGACGACTTGACCGCCGAGTTTGAAGAACTGCCTGCGGAAGTGCCCAAAACTGCCTCGGGCTGAGGTAAATGTGAAAATTGATTCCCGTGGGGATCATCAGATAAACAGAGATCTTGGTATTAGTGGCAGTTAGTTATCGGATAAATTTTAATAAGCTGGTATTATCACCTGAGGGAATGGAAGTAAGTAAGCAGAAATGTAAACAGAACTGCATCCCTTAATAAGATAGTTTCAGTAGTTTCCGTACACCATTCTGTCTCCGGTCTACTGTCTACTGTCTAGCTTAAAGTGATGCAGTTCTATATAAAGTGCTCTCTTAATCTTTGCTGCTAGTATTTGCTACTAATCTTTACTGCTTTTAATGCTTACTCTTCTATTTCATTAACTCCTGACTTCTCCGCTCAATGAAAGCGCAAAGCTCTTTGTCCAATGCCTCATCCAAATGGGGAACTTCATATTCGGCTAAGATTTTCTGCCATCTTTCTTTGGCACGGGTATTGGTATCCTTACGGCCGTCAGCATCCCAAGCTTCATAACCCATACGGTCACTCAGATCGGGCATTCTTAGCTCCTGGCGATGTTTTTCCAGGGTGCTGGCCTGGTAGAGGAAGTGTCCCCCTGGGCCGACTTCTTTGATATCATTTAAAGCAAACATTTCATCGCTAAAGTCATAGCCTTTCCTGTATTTTAGAACCATACCGGCAATTTCATCATCCATGACGAATTTCTCAAAGGAGAAAGCAGTGTAATAATGCATGATACCGGCGGCATGAAGCACATAGTTAATACCGGAGATGGCGGCGGACATCAAAACCATCATGGCTTCGTAACCGGCTTGGGCATCTACAGTTTTGCTGTCATTCAGTCCTCCGCCCCCACGGCTGGGTACACCATAGAATCGAGCCATTTGGGCACTCGCGGCGGTATAAAGAGCTGTTTCCGCGTTGCCGATGGAAAGGCTCACTGTTCTCATATCAGCAGGGCCGGAAGTGGAACCGTAAATGACAGGGGCTCCCGGATTGATACATTGGGTTAAAACGATCCCGGCCAAAACCTCTGCATTTTGCAGGGTTATGGTACCGGCCATAGTGGCAGGCCCGGTGGAACCGGACATGACCAATGAAGAAATCAAATTGACCTGACCGGCGGCGGCATAAGTCATCATTGCGGCCAGCATGCGATCGTCATATTTTAAAGGGGTGATGGAATTGATTAAGGTAATCAGCGCCGGATTCTTTTTGAGAATATCACGACCGCCAAAAAGCATAGATGCCATTTCAATGGAGTCTTGGGCGCCCATTTCCCCATAAGCGCTGCCCATAAAATTCTTATCGGCATTTTTGATATGGCTGTAGATCATTTTTAAGTGCTTGATTTCATCCGGGACGTCGTTGGGTTCACACACATTGCCTCCGGTGGCTTGGATGTTGGTGCTGGCTCCTGCTAGTTTAACAATGTTATCGTAGTCATTCATGTTAGAATAACGTCTGTTGCCATTGGCTTCATAAATATAAGGGGGTCCATAAGAAGGGGTGAAAATAATATCCCTATGGTTGCATTGGACGTTTTTTTCCGGATTTCTCGCATGAAGGGTAAAGGAGGCCGGTGCTTTTTGCACCATTTCCTCAACGAATGATCTTTGGAAATATACCCGATGTCCTTCTATCCTTTGACCCCACTCCTTAAAGATGGCAATGGCCGGATCATAGGTGAATTCTACCCCTACTGTTTCTAAAATTTCCATGGTTTTTTCGTGGATTTGAGAAACTTCTTCCTTTGTTAAAACATCGAATTTAGGTATCATGATAAATCTCCTTTCAAATAATTATTTTATTTAAGATCAAGGGATGACAAACTTAAATTTTTTCCGTTCTTAATGCTTTGATAATCGAATAGCACATAAAGAGCATCACAAACATAAAGGGAAATGCCGCTACAATGGATACTGTCTGTAAAATGGATAAGATGGTAGATCCGCCGGCAATAATTAAAATGATAGTCACCGCGCCCTGGGCAATACCCCAAGCGGTACGGGAATTTTTGCTGGGATTCATACTGCCGTTAGACGTAAGCATCGCCAAAACATAGGTTGCGGAATCCGCTGCCCCCACGAAACATGCCAAGATCAGAATAATGGCTAAGGGACCGGTCAGGGCATAAAGGGGTAACTGCTGCAAGGTGGCGAATAAACCGGTGGTATAATCGGCACCGACGGCTGCTTGGATGGCACCCCCGCTGATCGCATCTAAATTAAAGGCTGCGCCTCCATATATGGACAGCCAGATGAAACCAAAGCCGGCCGGCAGTAACATCACCGATAAAAGAAACTCCCGAATGCTCCGTCCTTTGGAAACACGGGCAACAAATTGCCCCACGAAGGGAGCCCAGGCAATCCACCATGCCCAATAAAAAACAGTCCAACCTTGGATAAAGGATTCATTTTCCATCCACAGGCTTTGTTGGATCAGATTGCCAAAATAACCTCCAGTGGTATTAGTGAAAATATTTAAAATGAATACCGTCCCCCCAAAAATGAAGAGAAAGACCATAAAGGCTACTGAGAGCCAAACCTTGAAGTTAGCCACCATCTGCATGGCTTTATGCAAACCGGAAACGGTAGCCACGGTGAAAATCACGGTAATCACGGCGATGACAATTGAGGTCACCAGAGTGTTGTTCTCAATGCCCCAAATGTTGTTCAGTCCCCCGACAATTTGCCCGGCACCTAATCCCAGACTGGTGGCAACCCCGAAGATAGTTGCAAAAACAGCTAGAATATCGATGGTTTTTCCGATGGGTCCATGGATTCTGTCACCCAAAAGGGGTTCAAAGGAGGAACTGATCAGGAAAGGCAAACCTTTTCTAAATTGGAAATAAGCTAAGGCCAAACCACCAGTGGCGAAAATGGCCCAAGGATGAATGCCCCAATGAAAGAACACGGTCCGCATGGCTTCGTACATCGCAGCTGTTGTTCCCGGTTCTGCGGAAGGGGGCGAAAGAAAATGCATGATCGGCTCAGAAATGGACCAAAAGACCAGGCCGATGCCCATTCCGCCGCCGAAAAGCATGGCAAACCACTGAAAATTACTGAATTCCGGTTTGTCATCATCTTGGCCCAGTTTGATTTTGCCATAAGGGCTGATGGCCAAACCCAAAGCAAAAAGGACAAAAAAGCTAACAGAAATCAGATAAAGCCAGCCGAATTTTGCCGTTAAGAAGCCAAATAACCAAGATGAGCCGCTGCTCAGCTGATCAGGAAAAAGGATCCCAAAGATGACGAAAGCGACAGTGATTGCCCCTGAGATTATCAGAACTTCTTTCCCGCCTTTGCTTTGTTGTGTCTGTTGTGTCACAATATTACCCCCTTTTTTATTTTAATCAATTTAATAATTGCTTACCTATGCCTATATCTATAGCAAAAGACATGCCAAGATATCTTTGCCCTTCATAAAAAACATAGCGCCATGATAAAAGTGAGTTCTACTAAGGGAAATAACCAGAGGTCCATCTGGTCCGATAGATTTAAACCTATCGATGAATCATGCAAAAAGCAAAAAAAGATCAAAAAATCATGCATAATGTTGAATATTTTGCTCTAATAAAAAAAGATGGCAAAATAAAAGATAAAAAGATACCCACCTGAAAAAGATGGGTATCTTTTGCTTTTTGACCATTTAGCTTTTATGCTTTTTAGGGGATTGATAATTTTTATTCACTTCAGTCCGAATTTTTTCATGCGATAAACCAGGGTTTGCCGGGAAAGTCCTAGCTCCCGGGCGCTTTTGCTAACATTACCTTGATTTTTGGTTAAGGTCTGCACAATGGTTTCCTTTTCCTTCTGGCGAATGGTGCCCAAGAGACTATTCTCCTCCGGCTCTTGTTTTAAGAATTTACTTTTGGGGATATTGATCTTTTCAATGTCATCATCCAAAGGATAAAAATTCTGATCTAAAGAAAAAGTATTTGTCGGATGAGTATTTGTTGATTCTTCTTTTAAATAGAAGGGCAAATGTTTCTCTTTAATTGTCATTTCGTCATCATTCACCAGATTCATGGCACATTCAATACAGTATTTTAGCTGGCGTACATTACCGGGCCAAGGGTAATCTAAGAAAAAGGTGGTCACCTCGTCTTCCATCGCCAGGATTTTTTTCTTATACCTGACGTTGTATAGGGAAATAAAATGGTGAGCTAAAAGAAAAATATCACTTTTTCTTTCTAAGAGAGAAGGAATCAAAATATTTATCACCGCCAGGCGGTAAAATAGATCTTCCCGGATTTGCTGTTTTTGAATTGCTTCTCTGGGAAAGACATTGCAGCTGCTGATGATCCTGGTATCGATTTTAATTTTTTCATTGCTTCCCAAAGGGGTCACATATTTCTCTTCCAACACCCGCAATAATTTGGCCTGGGAAGAAAGGGGCATGGAATTGATTTCATCCAAAAACAAAGTGCCTCCGCTGGCCTGTTCAAAAAGTCCTTTACGTTCTGTGGCCCCGGTGTAAACCCCTTTTACCGTGCCAAAAAGAAGTCCTTCCAACAAGGTTTCGGGAATGGCGGCGCAGTTAATGGCTAAAAAGGTAGCATCCTTTCGATTACTCGCGGAATGAATACTTTGGGCAAACAATTCTTTTCCTGTACCGGTCAGCCCGCAGAGAAAAATGGGAGAATCACTTTGGGCGGCATTGTAGGCCAGATTTTTGCATTCTTTAAGCACTGGGTGCTCCCCGATGATATCATTAAAGGTATAAAGCTTCCCTTCTTTTCCGCTTTTCTCTGGTATATCCTCCTGGTAACCAAAGAGCTGTTTCTGCAGTTCAATGTTTTTTTCAATAGTTGCTTTTAATTTGGTCACGTCTTTTTGAATGGAAAAGGCCCCCCAAGTGCCGTCCGGTAACTCTATCGGAAAGGTATTGCAGATTTGATAAACCTCCCGGTTATTCACATAATAGCGAAAGGTATGATCGTGAAGAGGTTTTCTGCCCGCAGCCACGGTTAGGAGGGGACTTTGATCCGTATCCAGGCCGTAAAGCTCCGAAACGGTATGCCCTTCGGCTTCTTCCAGAGAATAACCGTCTAGTTTTTCCGCAGCCTGATTCATAAAAAGCATGACCCCACGATCATCAATAAAATAAACCGCATCGCTTAGATGATCGAAAATTTCTCTTAAGGTGTCGTGGGTTTTAAAAAAATCTTTTTCCATAATCGACATCCCTTCTAAGTATACTTTCACGGGAATCACGGGGATGGGGGAATCACGGGGACGGTTCTTCTGCTTCCCTGCTGAGGTTAAATATCTTGGGATCTGCTAGCCTTGCGAGTTAATGTAACTTCCCTAAAACATATTTCGTTTAATTAGAAACATAACACTTAAAACCGAAAGGACTAATGAAATGCTCAACACAATAAAAA
This window harbors:
- a CDS encoding heavy metal translocating P-type ATPase, with amino-acid sequence MQRYILKNKNLITLISGVLIATAFINLWTVGNMDIFVWSLVIASILGAAPIAIQAYQALRVKVVSIDVLVTIAVIGALLIQSYEESAIVTFLFLFGAFLEQRTLNKTRSAIKELTDMAPESALKQMENGEFVEVEVDDVDEGDVLLVKTGAKVPVDGTVLTGEGSINEASITGESLPVGKDKGSNVFAGTILDNGTIQIVADRVGEDTTFGKIIELVEEAQDSKSEAERFIDRFAKYYTPAVLVLAFIVWLFTRDIELAITILVLGCPGALVIGVPVSNVAGIGNGARHGILLKGSEVISDFSRLDTMIFDKTGTLTVGNPSVAEKEYYGDNIDEALGYLASVERESDHPLAKAVLEEIGATTFSPVENTEVVKGGGIVASVNGHKVAVGNLALMEREDIEINEKTRSDVERFEKNGNSLVLTAVDGELKVLMGVRDRIRPGVKEDLQKLKKLGVKNLVMLSGDNQGTVDVVSRELGLTEAHGNMLPEDKAAYVRKLIEEKGQKVAFIGDGVNDSPSLALANIGIAMGSGTDVAIETSDVVLMNSDFSRLPHALGLTKATARNMKQNIFIAVGVVLVLLASLLFSEWMNMSIGMLVHEGSILAVILNGMRLLRYKLR
- a CDS encoding trimethylamine methyltransferase family protein; this encodes MIPKFDVLTKEEVSQIHEKTMEILETVGVEFTYDPAIAIFKEWGQRIEGHRVYFQRSFVEEMVQKAPASFTLHARNPEKNVQCNHRDIIFTPSYGPPYIYEANGNRRYSNMNDYDNIVKLAGASTNIQATGGNVCEPNDVPDEIKHLKMIYSHIKNADKNFMGSAYGEMGAQDSIEMASMLFGGRDILKKNPALITLINSITPLKYDDRMLAAMMTYAAAGQVNLISSLVMSGSTGPATMAGTITLQNAEVLAGIVLTQCINPGAPVIYGSTSGPADMRTVSLSIGNAETALYTAASAQMARFYGVPSRGGGGLNDSKTVDAQAGYEAMMVLMSAAISGINYVLHAAGIMHYYTAFSFEKFVMDDEIAGMVLKYRKGYDFSDEMFALNDIKEVGPGGHFLYQASTLEKHRQELRMPDLSDRMGYEAWDADGRKDTNTRAKERWQKILAEYEVPHLDEALDKELCAFIERRSQELMK
- a CDS encoding glycine betaine uptake BCCT transporter, which produces MTQQTQQSKGGKEVLIISGAITVAFVIFGILFPDQLSSGSSWLFGFLTAKFGWLYLISVSFFVLFALGLAISPYGKIKLGQDDDKPEFSNFQWFAMLFGGGMGIGLVFWSISEPIMHFLSPPSAEPGTTAAMYEAMRTVFFHWGIHPWAIFATGGLALAYFQFRKGLPFLISSSFEPLLGDRIHGPIGKTIDILAVFATIFGVATSLGLGAGQIVGGLNNIWGIENNTLVTSIVIAVITVIFTVATVSGLHKAMQMVANFKVWLSVAFMVFLFIFGGTVFILNIFTNTTGGYFGNLIQQSLWMENESFIQGWTVFYWAWWIAWAPFVGQFVARVSKGRSIREFLLSVMLLPAGFGFIWLSIYGGAAFNLDAISGGAIQAAVGADYTTGLFATLQQLPLYALTGPLAIILILACFVGAADSATYVLAMLTSNGSMNPSKNSRTAWGIAQGAVTIILIIAGGSTILSILQTVSIVAAFPFMFVMLFMCYSIIKALRTEKI
- a CDS encoding sigma-54 interaction domain-containing protein; amino-acid sequence: MEKDFFKTHDTLREIFDHLSDAVYFIDDRGVMLFMNQAAEKLDGYSLEEAEGHTVSELYGLDTDQSPLLTVAAGRKPLHDHTFRYYVNNREVYQICNTFPIELPDGTWGAFSIQKDVTKLKATIEKNIELQKQLFGYQEDIPEKSGKEGKLYTFNDIIGEHPVLKECKNLAYNAAQSDSPIFLCGLTGTGKELFAQSIHSASNRKDATFLAINCAAIPETLLEGLLFGTVKGVYTGATERKGLFEQASGGTLFLDEINSMPLSSQAKLLRVLEEKYVTPLGSNEKIKIDTRIISSCNVFPREAIQKQQIREDLFYRLAVINILIPSLLERKSDIFLLAHHFISLYNVRYKKKILAMEDEVTTFFLDYPWPGNVRQLKYCIECAMNLVNDDEMTIKEKHLPFYLKEESTNTHPTNTFSLDQNFYPLDDDIEKINIPKSKFLKQEPEENSLLGTIRQKEKETIVQTLTKNQGNVSKSARELGLSRQTLVYRMKKFGLK